One Aegilops tauschii subsp. strangulata cultivar AL8/78 chromosome 7, Aet v6.0, whole genome shotgun sequence genomic window carries:
- the LOC120970768 gene encoding protein LATERAL BRANCHING OXIDOREDUCTASE 1-like, whose protein sequence is MMDGMMIASREFFKRPLEDKKRYTNLIGGEQFQFEGYGNDQVRSPDQILDWSDRLYLKVEPEDERRIALWPTHPENFGRDILHNFTKKCGGVKDDLLLAMAKLLKLDDDNYFVDQLGEKAETNVRCSYYPECPRPELVFGLKPHCDGTVLTLLMVDDSVGGLQVLRDGVWWDVPIVPHTLLVIIGDQTEIMSNGFFKSPVHRVVTNAKKERLSVALDYSVDHEREIEPSAQLIDEKRPALYMKVKVKDYIAGLYEHFSQGTMVIDTLQI, encoded by the exons ATGATGGATGGCATGATGATTGCTTCGAGGGAGTTTTTCAAGCGGCCACTCGAAGACAAGAAGAGGTACACCAACCTAATTGGCGGTGAGCAATTCCAGTTTGAGGGGTACGGGAACGACCAGGTGAGGTCGCCGGACCAGATCCTAGACTGGTCTGACCGCCTCTACCTCAAGGTGGAGCCCGAGGACGAGCGACGCATTGCCCTCTGGCCAACACATCCTGAAAACTTCGG CAGGGATATTCTGCACAACTTCACGAAAAAATGTGGGGGAGTGAAGGACGATCTCCTCCTGGCAATGGCGAAGCTATTGAAGCTTGACGATGACAACTACTTTGTGGACCAGCTCGGGGAGAAGGCTGAAACTAACGTGAGATGCAGCTACTACCCAGAGTGTCCAAGGCCAGAGCTTGTATTTGGTCTCAAGCCTCACTGCGATGGAACCGTTCTTACACTTCTCATGGTCGATGACAGCGTCGGTGGCTTGCAAGTTCTAAGAGATGGGGTGTGGTGGGATGTACCGATCGTACCTCACACACTGCTGGTCATTATAGGAGATCAGACTGAG ATAATGAGCAACGGGTTCTTCAAGAGCCCTGTGCATAGGGTTGTGACAAATGCAAAGAAAGAGAGGCTATCAGTGGCTCTAGACTATTCTGTTGACCATGAGAGAGAAATCGAGCCATCGGCTCAGCTGATTGATGAGAAGAGACCAGCACTGTACATGAAAGTGAAGGTTAAGGACTACATTGCCGGG